In Dryobates pubescens isolate bDryPub1 chromosome 19, bDryPub1.pri, whole genome shotgun sequence, the following are encoded in one genomic region:
- the SIAH1 gene encoding E3 ubiquitin-protein ligase SIAH1 isoform X1 gives MTGRSASSFLYAWKGVLCACLPGSETCKGKEMSRQTATALPTGTSKCTPSQRVPALTGTTASNNDLASLFECPVCFDYVLPPILQCQSGHLVCSNCRPKLTCCPTCRGPLGSIRNLAMEKVANSVLFPCKYASSGCEITLPHTEKADHEELCEFRPYSCPCPGASCKWQGSLDAVMPHLMHQHKSITTLQGEDIVFLATDINLPGAVDWVMMQSCFGFHFMLVLEKQEKYDGHQQFFAIVQLIGTRKQAENFAYRLELNGHRRRLTWEATPRSIHEGIATAIMNSDCLVFDTSIAQLFAENGNLGINVTISMC, from the exons ATGACGGGGAGATCTGCCTCCAGCTTTCTGTATGCGTGGAAGGGAGTCTTGTGTGCCTGCTTGCCGGGAAGTGAAACCTGCAAGGGGAAAG AAATGAGCCGTCAGACTGCTACAGCACTACCTACAGGTACTTCAAAGTGTACGCCATCACAGAGGGTGCCCGCACTGACTGGCACTACAGCTTCCAATAATGACTTGGCTAGTCTCTTTGAGTGTCCTGTGTGTTTTGACTATGTGCTGCCACCGATTCTTCAGTGTCAGAGTGGCCACCTTGTTTGCAGCAACTGTCGCCCCAAACTTACGTGCTGTCCAACTTGCCGAGGCCCACTGGGCTCCATTCGTAACCTGGCTATGGAGAAAGTTGCCAATTCTGTACTATTCCCATGTAAATATGCCTCTTCCGGATGCGAGATAACTTTGCCACACACAGAAAAAGCAGACCATGAGGAGCTATGTGAGTTCAGGCCTTATTCCTGTCCGTGTCCCGGTGCTTCATGTAAATGGCAAGGTTCTCTGGATGCTGTAATGCCACATCTGATGCATCAACATAAGTCAATTACAACACTTCAGGGAGAAGATATAGTGTTTCTTGCTACAGACATTAATCTTCCTGGTGCTGTTGACTGGGTTATGATGCAGTCTTGTTTTGGCTTTCATTTCATGTTAGTATTggagaaacaggaaaaatatgATGGTCACCAGCAGTTCTTTGCAATTGTACAGCTGATAGGAACACGCAAGCAAGCTGAAAACTTTGCTTATCGACTCGAGTTAAACGGTCATAGGCGGCGATTGACTTGGGAAGCAACTCCTCGATCTATTCATGAGGGAATTGCAACAGCCATTATGAATAGTGACTGCCTAGTCTTTGACACCAGCATCGCACAGCTCTTTGCAGAAAATGGCAATTTAGGCATCAACGTAACTATATCCATGTGTTGA
- the SIAH1 gene encoding E3 ubiquitin-protein ligase SIAH1 isoform X2 — protein MSRQTATALPTGTSKCTPSQRVPALTGTTASNNDLASLFECPVCFDYVLPPILQCQSGHLVCSNCRPKLTCCPTCRGPLGSIRNLAMEKVANSVLFPCKYASSGCEITLPHTEKADHEELCEFRPYSCPCPGASCKWQGSLDAVMPHLMHQHKSITTLQGEDIVFLATDINLPGAVDWVMMQSCFGFHFMLVLEKQEKYDGHQQFFAIVQLIGTRKQAENFAYRLELNGHRRRLTWEATPRSIHEGIATAIMNSDCLVFDTSIAQLFAENGNLGINVTISMC, from the coding sequence ATGAGCCGTCAGACTGCTACAGCACTACCTACAGGTACTTCAAAGTGTACGCCATCACAGAGGGTGCCCGCACTGACTGGCACTACAGCTTCCAATAATGACTTGGCTAGTCTCTTTGAGTGTCCTGTGTGTTTTGACTATGTGCTGCCACCGATTCTTCAGTGTCAGAGTGGCCACCTTGTTTGCAGCAACTGTCGCCCCAAACTTACGTGCTGTCCAACTTGCCGAGGCCCACTGGGCTCCATTCGTAACCTGGCTATGGAGAAAGTTGCCAATTCTGTACTATTCCCATGTAAATATGCCTCTTCCGGATGCGAGATAACTTTGCCACACACAGAAAAAGCAGACCATGAGGAGCTATGTGAGTTCAGGCCTTATTCCTGTCCGTGTCCCGGTGCTTCATGTAAATGGCAAGGTTCTCTGGATGCTGTAATGCCACATCTGATGCATCAACATAAGTCAATTACAACACTTCAGGGAGAAGATATAGTGTTTCTTGCTACAGACATTAATCTTCCTGGTGCTGTTGACTGGGTTATGATGCAGTCTTGTTTTGGCTTTCATTTCATGTTAGTATTggagaaacaggaaaaatatgATGGTCACCAGCAGTTCTTTGCAATTGTACAGCTGATAGGAACACGCAAGCAAGCTGAAAACTTTGCTTATCGACTCGAGTTAAACGGTCATAGGCGGCGATTGACTTGGGAAGCAACTCCTCGATCTATTCATGAGGGAATTGCAACAGCCATTATGAATAGTGACTGCCTAGTCTTTGACACCAGCATCGCACAGCTCTTTGCAGAAAATGGCAATTTAGGCATCAACGTAACTATATCCATGTGTTGA